A single region of the Labeo rohita strain BAU-BD-2019 chromosome 3, IGBB_LRoh.1.0, whole genome shotgun sequence genome encodes:
- the slc25a39 gene encoding probable mitochondrial glutathione transporter SLC25A39 isoform X1, which translates to MGEGPAVRPSAAITPVQQMLASGTGAVLTSLFVTPLDVVKIRLQAQQTPLYQAVASESRPWAGVIRPSKWKCFLYCNGLMDHIYVCQNMSSCSSWYKTPTHFSGTVDAFVKITRNEGLRSLWSGLPPTLVMAVPATVIYFTCYDQLRDFLHYGMGYQGDHIPLIAGGLARLGAVSVISPLELVRTKMQSRKLPYSELMVCIRSAVAQDGWLSLWRGWGPTVLRDVPFSALYWFNYELVKAQLCERYRAPQTSFTISFTAGAVSGAIAAILTLPFDVVKTRRQIQLGEMEALGAVSVKKPSSTWNMMRNIWIDMGYRGLFAGFLPRVIKVAPACAVMISTYEFGKTFFQERNLNQARCGL; encoded by the exons ATGGGGGAAGGGCCTGCAGTCAGGCCTTCGGCTGCTATTACACCCGTGCAGCAGATGCTGGCGTCTGGCACTGGGGCTGTACTAACATCTCTTTTTG TCACACCATTGGATGTAGTAAAGATCAGACTTCAAGCCCAGCAAACTCCCCTCTATCAAG CTGTAGCATCAGAGTCAAGGCCCTGGGCTGGGGTCATCCGCCCTTCAAAAT gGAAATGCTTCCTCTATTGTAACGGGTTGATGGACCACATCTATGTGTGTCAGAATATGTCAAGCTGCTCCAGCTGGTACAAAACCCCTACCCACTTCAGCGGGACCGTG GATGCATTTGTAAAGATCACTCGGAATGAGGGGCTCAGGTCTTTGTGGAGCGGACTTCCTCCCACACT GGTGATGGCAGTTCCTGCCACAGTCATCTATTTCACCTGTTACGACCAGCTGCGAGACTTCCTGCATTATGGCATGGGCTATCAGGGAGACCATATCCCCCTCATAGCAGGAGGGTTAGCAAGAT TGGGAGCGGTGTCTGTGATCAGCCCACTGGAGTTGGTTCGGACTAAGATGCAGTCCCGCAAGCTACCGTACAGCGAGCTGATGGTGTGTATTCGCTCGGCTGTGGCTCAGGACGGCTGGTTATCTCTGTGGAGAGGCTGGGGACCCACTGTCCTACGGGACGTGCCCTTTTCCG CCCTGTACTGGTTTAACTATGAGCTAGTGAAGGCACAGCTGTGTGAGCGGTACAGGGCACCACAGACCTCATTCACCATCAGTTTTACAGCAGGGGCCGTCTCAGGAGCT aTCGCTGCAATTCTGACCCTTCCGTTTGACGTGGTGAAAACACGCAGGCAAATCCAGTTAGGAGAAATGGAGGCTCTCGGAG CAGTCTCTGTGAAGAAACCGTCCTCCACATGGAACATGATGAGGAATATCTGGATTGACATGGGATACAGGGGTTTGTTTGCAG gttttcttCCAAGAGTGATCAAAGTTGCTCCGGCCTGTGCAGTCATGATCAGCACTTATGAGTTCGGCAAGACTTTCTTTCAAGAGCGTAATCTGAATCAGGCAAGATGTGGACTTTGA
- the slc25a39 gene encoding probable mitochondrial glutathione transporter SLC25A39 isoform X3, translating to MGEGPAVRPSAAITPVQQMLASGTGAVLTSLFVTPLDVVKIRLQAQQTPLYQGKCFLYCNGLMDHIYVCQNMSSCSSWYKTPTHFSGTVDAFVKITRNEGLRSLWSGLPPTLVMAVPATVIYFTCYDQLRDFLHYGMGYQGDHIPLIAGGLARLGAVSVISPLELVRTKMQSRKLPYSELMVCIRSAVAQDGWLSLWRGWGPTVLRDVPFSALYWFNYELVKAQLCERYRAPQTSFTISFTAGAVSGAIAAILTLPFDVVKTRRQIQLGEMEALGVSVKKPSSTWNMMRNIWIDMGYRGLFAGFLPRVIKVAPACAVMISTYEFGKTFFQERNLNQARCGL from the exons ATGGGGGAAGGGCCTGCAGTCAGGCCTTCGGCTGCTATTACACCCGTGCAGCAGATGCTGGCGTCTGGCACTGGGGCTGTACTAACATCTCTTTTTG TCACACCATTGGATGTAGTAAAGATCAGACTTCAAGCCCAGCAAACTCCCCTCTATCAAG gGAAATGCTTCCTCTATTGTAACGGGTTGATGGACCACATCTATGTGTGTCAGAATATGTCAAGCTGCTCCAGCTGGTACAAAACCCCTACCCACTTCAGCGGGACCGTG GATGCATTTGTAAAGATCACTCGGAATGAGGGGCTCAGGTCTTTGTGGAGCGGACTTCCTCCCACACT GGTGATGGCAGTTCCTGCCACAGTCATCTATTTCACCTGTTACGACCAGCTGCGAGACTTCCTGCATTATGGCATGGGCTATCAGGGAGACCATATCCCCCTCATAGCAGGAGGGTTAGCAAGAT TGGGAGCGGTGTCTGTGATCAGCCCACTGGAGTTGGTTCGGACTAAGATGCAGTCCCGCAAGCTACCGTACAGCGAGCTGATGGTGTGTATTCGCTCGGCTGTGGCTCAGGACGGCTGGTTATCTCTGTGGAGAGGCTGGGGACCCACTGTCCTACGGGACGTGCCCTTTTCCG CCCTGTACTGGTTTAACTATGAGCTAGTGAAGGCACAGCTGTGTGAGCGGTACAGGGCACCACAGACCTCATTCACCATCAGTTTTACAGCAGGGGCCGTCTCAGGAGCT aTCGCTGCAATTCTGACCCTTCCGTTTGACGTGGTGAAAACACGCAGGCAAATCCAGTTAGGAGAAATGGAGGCTCTCGGAG TCTCTGTGAAGAAACCGTCCTCCACATGGAACATGATGAGGAATATCTGGATTGACATGGGATACAGGGGTTTGTTTGCAG gttttcttCCAAGAGTGATCAAAGTTGCTCCGGCCTGTGCAGTCATGATCAGCACTTATGAGTTCGGCAAGACTTTCTTTCAAGAGCGTAATCTGAATCAGGCAAGATGTGGACTTTGA
- the rpl27 gene encoding 60S ribosomal protein L27, which yields MGKFMKPGKVVMVLAGRYAGRKAVIVKNIDDGTSDRPYSHALVAGIDRYPRKVTTTMGKKRIAKRSKIKAFVKVFNYNHLMPTRYSVDIPLDKTVVNKDVFRDPALKRKARREAKVKFEERYKTGKNKWFFQKLRF from the exons ATGGGCAAGTTTATGAAACCTGGTAAGGTGGTGATGGTCCTGGCTGGACGTTATGCCGGACGCAAGGCTGTGATTGTCAAG AACATTGATGATGGCACCTCAGACCGTCCTTACAGCCATGCTCTGGTCGCAGGCATTGACCGTTATCCTCGTAAGGTCACAACAACCATGGGCAAGAAGAGGATTGCCAAGAGGTCCAAGATCAAGGCCTTTGTGAAGGTGTTCAACTACAACCACCTGATGCCAACCAG ATACTCTGTTGACATTCCTCTGGACAAAACTGTTGTCAACAAGGATGTTTTCAGGGATCCTGCTCTGAAGCGCAAAGCCAGGAGAGAGGCCAAGGTTAAGTTTGAGGAGAG gtACAAGACAGGCAAGAACAAATGGTTCTTCCAGAAGCTCCGATTCTAA
- the slc25a39 gene encoding probable mitochondrial glutathione transporter SLC25A39 isoform X2: MGEGPAVRPSAAITPVQQMLASGTGAVLTSLFVTPLDVVKIRLQAQQTPLYQAVASESRPWAGVIRPSKWKCFLYCNGLMDHIYVCQNMSSCSSWYKTPTHFSGTVDAFVKITRNEGLRSLWSGLPPTLVMAVPATVIYFTCYDQLRDFLHYGMGYQGDHIPLIAGGLARLGAVSVISPLELVRTKMQSRKLPYSELMVCIRSAVAQDGWLSLWRGWGPTVLRDVPFSALYWFNYELVKAQLCERYRAPQTSFTISFTAGAVSGAIAAILTLPFDVVKTRRQIQLGEMEALGVSVKKPSSTWNMMRNIWIDMGYRGLFAGFLPRVIKVAPACAVMISTYEFGKTFFQERNLNQARCGL; the protein is encoded by the exons ATGGGGGAAGGGCCTGCAGTCAGGCCTTCGGCTGCTATTACACCCGTGCAGCAGATGCTGGCGTCTGGCACTGGGGCTGTACTAACATCTCTTTTTG TCACACCATTGGATGTAGTAAAGATCAGACTTCAAGCCCAGCAAACTCCCCTCTATCAAG CTGTAGCATCAGAGTCAAGGCCCTGGGCTGGGGTCATCCGCCCTTCAAAAT gGAAATGCTTCCTCTATTGTAACGGGTTGATGGACCACATCTATGTGTGTCAGAATATGTCAAGCTGCTCCAGCTGGTACAAAACCCCTACCCACTTCAGCGGGACCGTG GATGCATTTGTAAAGATCACTCGGAATGAGGGGCTCAGGTCTTTGTGGAGCGGACTTCCTCCCACACT GGTGATGGCAGTTCCTGCCACAGTCATCTATTTCACCTGTTACGACCAGCTGCGAGACTTCCTGCATTATGGCATGGGCTATCAGGGAGACCATATCCCCCTCATAGCAGGAGGGTTAGCAAGAT TGGGAGCGGTGTCTGTGATCAGCCCACTGGAGTTGGTTCGGACTAAGATGCAGTCCCGCAAGCTACCGTACAGCGAGCTGATGGTGTGTATTCGCTCGGCTGTGGCTCAGGACGGCTGGTTATCTCTGTGGAGAGGCTGGGGACCCACTGTCCTACGGGACGTGCCCTTTTCCG CCCTGTACTGGTTTAACTATGAGCTAGTGAAGGCACAGCTGTGTGAGCGGTACAGGGCACCACAGACCTCATTCACCATCAGTTTTACAGCAGGGGCCGTCTCAGGAGCT aTCGCTGCAATTCTGACCCTTCCGTTTGACGTGGTGAAAACACGCAGGCAAATCCAGTTAGGAGAAATGGAGGCTCTCGGAG TCTCTGTGAAGAAACCGTCCTCCACATGGAACATGATGAGGAATATCTGGATTGACATGGGATACAGGGGTTTGTTTGCAG gttttcttCCAAGAGTGATCAAAGTTGCTCCGGCCTGTGCAGTCATGATCAGCACTTATGAGTTCGGCAAGACTTTCTTTCAAGAGCGTAATCTGAATCAGGCAAGATGTGGACTTTGA
- the rundc1 gene encoding RUN domain-containing protein 1: MSTEDLSTSDSEAAFAGAGERWAPVGAVANPEDEQWKRGTQAGSVSSGDADLVSKLRKLEDEQEQLNSSLLALTSHFAQVQFRLKQIVHAQSDEKERMLLELEEFAFKGCPHVIGCRAQDAQMLENSSEREKRERLEAQRKKQKELIFQLKTQLDDLERFAYQEGSYDSLPQSVVMERQRVIIDELIKKLDVNLNEDIGNLTPEELRQRVDAAIAQIVNPARVKEQLVEQLKTQIRDLEMFINFIQDEVGNPLLNDGVNSQQARASGPNTGATGGMKRVDPEQAQRMRETGLQLIQKALAVLQIFALSQFGCAAGHVPQNMWSQGSEAQDYGPLLQKLEGAVERVRLQASRHQPSSQEEHVVSYSACLSPGGPRDELTASVRKDLALALRDLLAHGLYTPSQGMSLVLAPISCLLPFSSSPQTLHPWELFIKYYHSKNGQAFVESPARQLSQSFSLPVGGGPVTVTPKQSLLWAIHTVLKEHGRYKRSADSEFKALVCMALNEQRLVSWLNLLCKSGTLIHSHYQPWSYMAQTGFEGALRILGRLSHLKFSLPVDLAVRQLKNIKDAF; this comes from the exons ATGTCGACGGAGGATCTGTCCACATCCGACAGCGAAGCTGCCTTCGCGGGAGCCGGGGAGCGCTGGGCGCCCGTGGGAGCCGTGGCCAACCCGGAGGATGAGCAGTGGAAGAGGGGCACGCAGGCTGGTTCGGTGTCGTCCGGCGATGCAGACTTGGTATCCAAGCTGCGGAAGCTGGAGGATGAGCAGGAGCAGTTGAATTCGTCGCTCCTCGCGTTAACGTCTCACTTCGCTCAAGTGCAGTTTCGGCTAAAACAGATCGTCCACGCACAGAGCGACGAGAAAGAAAGGATGCTGCTGGAGCTGGAGGAGTTTGCCTTCAAAGGATGCCCTCATGTCATAGGCTGCAGGGCACAGGATGCTCAGATGCTCGAGAACTCT AGTGAAAGGGAGAAGAGGGAGCGCTTGGAAGCTCAGAGGAAGAAGCAGAAGGAGCTGATTTTCCAGCTGAAGACTCAGCTCGATGACCTGGAGCGTTTCGCCTACCAGGAGGGCAGCTATGACTCACTGCCTCAGTCTGTCGTCATGGAGAGACAGAGG GTGATTATAGATGAGCTGATTAAGAAGCTGGACGTGAACCTGAATGAAGACATTGGGAACCTCACTCCAGAGGAGCTCCGACAGAGAGTGGACGCTGCTATAGCACAGATAGTCAACCCGGCTCGAGTTAAAGAGCAACTGGTTGAGCAGCTCAAGACCCAAATCAGAGACCTGGAGATGTTCATCAACTTCATACAGG ATGAAGTGGGGAACCCTCTGTTAAATGACGGTGTGAATAGCCAGCAGGCCCGTGCTTCCGGACCAAACACCGGAGCCACTGGAGGCATGAAGCGAG TGGATCCCGAACAAGCCCAGAGGATGCGAGAAACCGGGCTTCAGCTGATCCAGAAAGCCTTAGCGGTGCTGCAGATCTTTGCTCTGAGTCAGTTCGGCTGTGCCGCGGGCCACGTGCCCCAGAACATGTGGTCTCAAGGTAGCGAGGCTCAAGATTACGGCCCCCTACTGCAAAAACTCGAAGGAGCCGTGGAGCGCGTACGTCTGCAAGCCTCTCGCCATCAGCCCAGCTCTCAGGAGGAACATGTTGTCAGCTACTCTGCCTGCCTGTCGCCTGGAGGACCTCGGGATGAACTCACCGCTTCTGTGCGTAAAGATCTCGCCTTGGCGCTCCGGGACCTGCTGGCCCACGGATTGTACACTCCTTCCCAGGGTATGAGCCTGGTCCTCGCCCCTATTTCCTGCCTGCTGCCCTTCAGCTCTTCTCCCCAGACCCTGCATCCCTGGGAACTTTTCATCAAGTACTATCATTCCAAAAACGGTCAGGCGTTTGTTGAATCGCCCGCACGGCAGCTCTCTCAATCCTTCAGTTTGCCGGTAGGTGGTGGTCCTGTGACCGTCACGCCCAAGCAGTCTCTGTTATGGGCCATTCATACGGTTCTTAAAGAGCATGGACGATACAAGCGTAGCGCAGACTCTGAGTTCAAGGCCTTAGTGTGCATGGCACTCAATGAGCAGAGGCTTGTGTCCTGGCTCAACCTGCTGTGTAAGTCTGGGACGCTCATCCACTCACACTACCAGCCCTGGAGCTACATGGCTCAGACGGGCTTCGAAGGTGCCCTGCGCATCCTGGGCCGCCTCAGCCATCTCAAATTCAGCCTTCCTGTTGATTTGGCTGTCAGGCAGCTTAAAAATATCAAAGATGCTTTCTAA